In the Oreochromis aureus strain Israel breed Guangdong linkage group 14, ZZ_aureus, whole genome shotgun sequence genome, one interval contains:
- the frya gene encoding protein furry homolog isoform X2, which translates to MKEVVLGFLPSNMSLGESVVREMAKSETDCSEGLDEIALGRIASLPLDPFPPKDFRGKFKKIRHRKRPTILETSPVGNGYSKPPIPPVCCPQGEKGPPAMMPITIDPESKPGEYVLKSLFANFTTMSERKIRIIMAEPLEKPLTKSLQRGEDPQFDQLISSMSSLAEYSLPSILRTLFDWYKRQNGLEEELHEYRPRANTKSKNDEQQRDYLLERRDLAIDFIFSLVLIEVLKQMPLYPTLDSLVNEVINLAFKHFRYKEGYHGPNTGNMHTVADLYAEVIGVLAQSKFPAVKKKFMTELKELRQKEQNPYVVQSTISLIMGVKFFRIKMYPVEDFEASFQFMQECAQYFLEVKDKDIKHALAGLFVEILVPVAAAVKNEVNVPCLRNFVDSLYDTTLDLSSRKKHSLAFYPLVTCLLCVSQKQFFLNRWHIFLNNCLSNLKSRDPKMARVALESLYRLLWVYMIRIKCESNTATQGRLNTIVTTLFPKGSRSVVPRDMPLNIFVKIIQFIAQERLDYAMKEIIFDLLCVGKPAKAFSLNPERMNIGLRAFLVVADKLQQKDGEPPMPNTGCTLPSGNTLRVKKTYLSKTLTDEEAKVIGMSQYYFHVRKAIDNILRHLDKEVGRCMMMTNAQMLNKEPEDMITGERKPKIDLFRTCVAAIPRILPDGMSKPELIDLLSRLTIHMDDELRLIAQNSLQSLLLDFSDWRDDVLFGFTNFLLREVQDTHQGLLDTSLKLLLQLLTQWKLTLAAPGKTSDTSKMHTAELLQTSSSLKTSSERGPHSTVLHAVEGLAVVLLCSCQLSTRRLAIAILKEIRSLFVTIGQCEDDDKPMIEIMDQLSPSILDSFVNAAVSDTVTLPAGHHVDLQWLVEWNALLVNSHYDIRSPSHVWIFAQSVKDPWVLCIYSLLRQDNLPKHCPTALSYAWPYAFTRMQMLMPLVDPNNPVYAKKTSTSGSGDNYITLWRNYLILCFGVAKPSIMSPGHLRSSTPEITAPTPDSSVNLDNKVIGSPSVAWLLKQLVPLMRAESIELTESLVLGFGRTNFLVFRELVEELHPLMKEALERRPENKKRRERRDLLRLQLLRIFELLADAGVISDSTNGALERDTLALGALFLEYVDLTRMLLEAENDKDAEILKDIRAHFSAMVANLIQCVPVHHRRFLFPQQSLRHHLFILFSQWAGPFSIMFTPLDRYSDRNHQITRYQYCALKAMSAVLCCGPVFDNVGLSPDGYLYKWLDNILACQDQRVHQLGCEVVILLLELNVDQVNLFNWAVDRCYTGSKQVASGCFKAIATVCGSSKIYPSDIVTLLNLVLFKASDTNREIYEISMQLMQILEAKLFAYSKKIAEQKPNSILYGTHGPLPPLYSVSLPQLSSQLAKMYPELTLPLFSEVSQRFPTTHTNGRQIMLTYLLPWLGNIELVDSGLLLPMFSPCSSSYNSSSQLTSTGSSHPLKGTGWGSLQATSMVLNNLMFMTAKYGDDLPGPEMENAWNALVSNDKWSNNLRTTLQFLISLCGVSSDTALLPYIKKVVIYLCRNNTIQTMEELIFELQQTDPVNPVVQHCDSPPFYRFTATSKTSAAASGTTSSSNTVVAGQESFTDTDDTKTLKENEERLTHIIRAHNRLESRYSNSSGGSYDEDKSEPLPPYADWLVAVIETNQPHPLPMPLTGGCWAPLVDFLPETITPRGPLHRCNIAVIFMTEMVVDHSVTEDWTMHLPLLLHSLFLGMDHFRPEVFEHSKRLLLHLLIALSCENNFQTTAAVLLQTREINGTKTLTCKPSIQIEYLPSGGFDFLRECQASPGPDSGLSSSSTSSSLSLGGSNSNLPEISQEVEELVASNKIHDKTNKLIEFLTTRAYGPLWCHEDISPKNQISKSTGQLTNFLRHVVSVFKESKSDFHLEQQLSDIALQTALCSSSRHYAGRSFQVFRALRQPISAHAVSDLLSRLVEVIGEHGEEVQGYVMEILLTLESVVDNLAECLKNSDLMAILTRASSPEFLTSFKLLSNRKSTGQLNLRREERSRHQRSSSVPKKFGEADRWSDPPRSATLDRIQASEQQALLAKVRSSSSSRDSVTDPTSINHPSNLLATIFWVAVSLMESDFEFEYQMSLRLLNKLLANMSLDKQENREKLEKLHNQLNWSTFTGLQQFLLKGFTSMSTTDLTLHLLCQLTPVSRVPVVDTSQAIGFPLNVLCLLPHLVQNFDGPSQFCQEVAERIAQVCLEENNAKLSNLAHVMALYKTHSYTRDCFSWVNVVCRYLHEAFSDITLSLVTYMAELLEKGLPSMQQSLLQIIYSLLSHMDLSVIQAKPFNIEVLKTIEKFVQTVHWREAQNILKLVVSRSASLAQPSFPQSDLSYEDISRVWDRSSKALPGKTLDFHFDISQTPVIGRRFDDLRRTPGQDVKSMTTAVTHSTSSTSSGSTSNNVLVPVSWKRPQSSQKRTREKLVNVLSLLGQEVGLTKNPSVIFSSCGELDLMEHQPSQVSSDDGTREPENTDDTTSEQQFRVFRDFDFLDVELEDGEGETMDNFNWGVRRRSMDSLDRNDLQPLEESQMSSSMPSLSKLAHEDSDESSEEDSLTTSQTLSHSQLTVSLSPTAEMSSIDSPSPFCDTTSADSTPLSTKNPSFEVQQPEDSKQRHEMSQEDDDNIVHEDDISLSITELPPEYHCGDSLTMDIINNDYKGELDLEGCLPSLAEEERDDMLESRSSPPPSPFFSAILAAFQPTVCDDAEEAWRSHINQLVSDSDGSCAVYTFHVFSSLFQNIQTKFCSLTCDAVSYLGDGLRGLGSKFLRSSQMLTSCSECPTLFIDADTIMSYGLLEKMKFSVLELQEYFDTYNNRKEAVLTWLSNCKAAFPKSAGGSVITCQPLEHEEKQLELCQRLYKLHFQLLLLFQSYCKLIEQVHAISSVPELTNMSKELNELKSNLRLAAASVANDEIAACESSCSEPVFSSSEAAVQAILEGLKNNDFPTAVHYIRVCRTMWPNDIFGSHSEDEVQTLLNIYFRHQTLGQTGTFAMVGSKQDLTEISVKLMELNGETRDMIRRAQGYRTITAFLPDSRVSGSTL; encoded by the exons GAAAAGCCATTAACAAAGTCACTACAGCGGGGAGAAGATCCTCAGTTTGACCAA TTGATAAGCTCCATGAGCTCTTTGGCTGAATACAGTCTCCCCTCCATCCTCCGCACTTTGTTTGACTGGTACAAACGACAAAATGGATTAGAGGAGGAGTTGCACGAGTACCGCCCAAGAGCCAACACCAAGTCCAAAAA TGACGAGCAACAGAGAGATTATCTACTTGAAAGGCGGGATTTGGCCATTGATTTCATCTTCTCTCTTGTACTTATAGAAGTTTTGAAACAG ATGCCGCTCTACCCGACCCTTGACAGTTTGGTGAATGAAGTCATTAACTTAGCCTTTAAGCACTTTAGATACAAAGAGGG GTATCATGGTCCGAACACTGGCAACATGCACACTGTAGCAGACCTCTATGCTGAAGTCATAGGAGTATTAGCCCAGTCCAA GTTTCCTGCTGTGAAGAAGAAGTTTATGACTGAGCTAAAGGAGCTGCGGCAAAAAGAGCAGAATCCATATGTGGTCCAGAGTACCATTAGCCTCATCATGGGGGTCAAGTTCTTCCGAATTAAGATGTATCCCGTTGAGGATTTTGAAGCCTCTTTTCAGTTCATGCAG gAGTGTGCCCAGTATTTCCTGGAAGTCAAAGACAAGGACATTAAGCATGCTTTGGCTGGCCTCTTTGTTGAGATTCTGGTTCCCGTGGCAGCA GCTGTGAAGAACGAGGTGAACGTACCATGCCTGAGGAATTTTGTGGACAGCTTGTACGACACAACCCTGGACTTGTCCTCCAGGAAGAAGCACTCACTG GCATTTTACCCTTTGGTGACGTGCCTGCTGTGTGTCAGCCAGAAACAGTTCTTCCTTAACAGATGGCACATCTTCCTTAACAACTGCCTCTCAAATCTGAAG AGTAGAGACCCAAAAATGGCTCGTGTTGCACTGGAGTCCCTCTATAGACTGTTGTGGGTTTACATGATCAGGATCAAGTGTGAGAGCAACACTGCAACACAAGG TCGACTCAACACGATTGTAACAACACTTTTCCCCAAAGGATCCCGCAGTGTGGTACCAAGAGACATGCCCCTCAATATCTTTGTGAAAATCATCCAGTTTATCGCCCAG GAAAGACTGGATTATGCCATGAAAGAGATTATCTTTGACCTTCTGTGTGTTGGGAAACCTGCAAAAGCCTTTAGTCTTAATCCTGAG AGAATGAATATTGGTCTGAGAGCATTCCTGGTTGTAGCCGATAAACTGCAGCAGAAGGACGGTGAGCCTCCCATGCCTAACACTGGTTGCACTTTGCCCTCTGGGAACACACTCCGAGTAAAGAAGACATATCTGAGCAAGACACTAACAGATGAAGAGGCCAAAGTCATTG GTATGTCTCAGTATTATTTTCACGTCCGAAAGGCTATTGACAACATTCTCAGACACCTGGACAAGGAGGTGGGCCGATGCATGATGATGACCAATGCTCAGATGTTGAACAAAGAGCCTGAGGACATGATCAC AGGTGAAAGAAAACCTAAGATCGACTTGTTCAGGACATGTGTCGCTGCCATTCCTCGCATCCTGCCTGATGGGATGTCTAAGCCAGAGCTCATAGACCTCCTGTCTCG ACTGACAATCCACATGGATGATGAGCTTCGACTCATAGCACAGAATTCCTTGCAAAGTCTGCTGCTGGATTTCTCCGACTGGCGTGATGACGTCCTGTTTGGATTTACCAACTTCCTGTTGCGTGAGGTCCAAGACACCCACCAGGGATTGTTAGATACATCCCTTAAATTACTGCTGCAGCTCCTCACTCAGTGGAAGCTCACCCTGGCTGCACCAGGAAAGACGTCTGACACCTCTAAAATGCACACTGCTGAG ctgctgcagacaagCTCAAGTCTCAAGACATCTTCAGAACGAGGTCCACACTCCACTGTGCTGCATGCTGTGGAGGGACTAGCGGTCGTCCTGCTCTGCTCCTGCCAGCTGAGCACCCGCAGACTCGCCATTGCTATCCTAAAAGAGATACGCAGTTTGTTTGTGACTATCGGACAGTGTGAg GATGATGATAAACCAATGATAGAGATCATGGATCAGCTCAGCCCCAGTATATTGGATAGCTTTGTCAACGCTGCAGTCTCTGACACA GTCACCCTGCCAGCTGGTCACCACGTGGACCTGCAGTGGCTCGTGGAGTGGAATGCACTGCTTGTCAACAGTCATTATGATATTAGGAGCCCGTCACATGTGTGGATCTTTGCTCAGTCTGTCAAGGACCCCTGGGTGCTGTGTATATACAGCCTCCTCCGACAGGACAACCTTCCCAAGCACTGCCCCACAGCTCTCAGCTACGCCTGGCCTTATGCCTTCACTCGGATGCAGATGCTCATGCCCCTGGTAGACCCAAA TAATCCAGTGTACGCAAAGAAGACCAGTACCTCTGGCAGTGGGGATAACTATATAACCCTATGGAGAAACTACCTGATCCTTTGCTTTGGAGTGGCCAAGCCCAGTATCATGAGCCCCGGCCATCTGAGATCATCGACACCTGAGATCACAGCTCCTACACCTGACAGCAGTGTCAACCTCGATAACAAG GTTATCGGGAGCCCATCTGTGGCTTGGCTTCTGAAGCAGTTGGTTCCACTGATGAGGGCAGAGAGCATCGAGTTGACAGAGTCATTAGTTCTGGGCTTTGGTCGCACCAATTTTCTCGTATTCAG GGAGCTTGTGGAGGAGCTGCATCCCCTTATGAAAGAGGCATTAGAGAGAAGACCTGAG AACAAGAAGCGGCGTGAACGGCGAGACCTGCTGAGACTTCAGCTGCTGAGGATATTTGAGCTCCTGGCTGATGCTGGTGTCATCAGTGATAG TACAAATGGAGCATTGGAACGTGACACACTCGCCCTGGGGGCTCTCTTCCTGGAATATGTGGATCTGACCCGGATGCTTCTGGAAGCTGAGAATGATAAAGATGCAGAGATCCTTAAGGACATCCGAGCTCACTTCAGTGCCATGGTGGCCAACCTCATCCAATGCGTACCAG TGCACCACAGGCGCTTCCTGTTTCCACAGCAGAGCCTGCGGCATCacctcttcatcctcttcagcCAGTGGGCTGGGCCTTTCAGCATCATGTTCACTCCTCTGGATCGCTACAGCGACAGAAATCATCAGATCACAAGATATCAGTATTGTGCCCTAAAG GCTATGTctgctgtgctgtgctgtggGCCTGTGTTTGATAACGTTGGCCTCTCTCCAGACGGATACCTCTACAAGTGGCTAGATAATATACTAGCCTGCCAGGATCAGCGG GTCCATCAGCTTGGCTGTGAAGTTGTCATCTTGTTGCTGGAACTCAATGTTGACCAGGTCAACCTATTCAACTGGGCTGTGGATCGTTGCTACACAGGCTCCAAGCAGGTCGCCTCGGGGTGCTTCAAAGCCATCGCTACAGTCTGTGGCAGCAG CAAAATCTACCCAAGTGACATAGTAACGCTGCTAAATCTGGTGCTCTTTAAGGCGTCAGACACCAACAGAGAAATATATGAGATTTCAATGCAGCTAATGCAG ATCCTTGAAGCTAAGTTGTTTGCATACTCTAAGAAGATTGCAGAGCAGAAGCCAAACAGTATCCTCTATGGCACACATGGTCCACTGCCACCTTTGTACAGTGTTTCCCTACCTCAGCTCTCCAGCCAGCTGGCAAAGATGTACCCTGAGCTCACACTTCCTCTATTCTCAG AGGTTAGCCAGAGGTTCCCCACCACTCATACCAATGGGAGGCAGATCATGCTAACCTACCTCCTGCCCTGGCTTGGTAACATAGAGCTGGTTGATAGCGGCCTGCTGCTCCCAATGTTCTCACCGTGCTCCTCAAGTTACAACTCTTCTAGCCAATTAACCAGCACAGGTTCATCACATCCACTGAAAGGCACTGGCTGGGGCTCCTTACAAGCTACATCTATGGTTCTCAATAATCTCATGTTTATGACCGCCAAG TATGGAGATGATCTACCTGGACCAGAAATGGAAAATGCCTGGAATGCTTTAGTCAGCAATGACAAATGGAGCAACAATCTGAGAAccacactgcagtttctcatCAGCTTGTGTGGTGTCAGCAGTGACACTGCCCTTCTCCCATAT ATCAAGAAGGTGGTGATCTATCTGTGCCGAAACAACACAATCCAAACCATGGAGGAACTAATATTTGAGTTACAGCAGACTGATCCTGTGAATCCTGTGGTGCAACACTGTGATAGCCCTCCTTTTTATCGATTTACAGCCACAAGCAAGACTTCTGCAGCTGCTTCAG GCACCACATCAAGCAGCAATACTGTTGTTGCAGGCCAAGAAAGCTTCACTGATACAGACGATACCAAGACTTTAAAGGAGAATGAGGAGAG GCTTACTCATATAATACGAGCACATAATCGTCTGGAATCACGCTACAGCAACAGCTCGGGAGGATCTTATGATGAAGATAAGA GTGAACCTTTGCCACCCTATGCTGACTGGCTTGTGGCTGTTATTGAGACCAACCAGCCCCATCCTCTGCCCATGCCTCTGACTGGAGGATGTTGGGCTCCACTGGTGGACTTTTTACCAGAGACCATCACTCCCAGGGGACCACTGCACAG GTGTAACATAGCGGTCATCTTCATGACAGAGATGGTCGTGGACCACAGTGTGACCGAGGATTGGACCATGCACCTGCCTTTGCTGCTACATTCACTGTTTTTGG gCATGGATCACTTTCGTCCAGAGGTGTTTGAACACAGTAAACGACTTCTCCTCCACCTGCTCATCGCATTGTCATGTGAAAACAACTTCCAGACTACTGCAGCGGTCTTATTACAGACACGTGAGATCAATGGTACCAAGACCCTCACCTGCAAACCAAGCATTCAGATAGAGTACTTGCCTTCAG GAGGTTTTGACTTCCTGCGGGAGTGTCAGGCATCTCCCGGGCCAGACTCGGGTTTGAGTTCTTCCTCTACATCATCCAGTTTAAGTTTGGGGGGCAGCAACAGCAACCTGCCGGAGATTTCACAGGAGGTGGAAGAGCTGGTGGCCTCCAATAAAATACATGACAAAACCAACAAGCTAATTGAATTTTTAACCACAAG aGCATATGGACCACTGTGGTGccatgaagacatttcaccaaagAACCAAATTTCAAAAAGCACTGGGCAGCTGACGAATTTTCTGCGACATGTGGTATCTGTGTTCAAAGAGTCCAAGTCAG ATTTCCATCTGGAACAGCAGCTTAGCGACATAGCGCTGCAGACAGCCTTGTGTAGCTCATCACGTCACTACGCTGGCCGCTCCTTTCAGGTGTTTCGAGCCCTTCGCCAGCCAATCTCTGCCCACGCTGTGTCTGACCTTCTCTCAAGGCTGGTGGAAGTCATCGGTGAACACGGAGAAGAAGTGCAG GGCTACGTGATGGAAATATTACTCACACTGGAGTCAGTGGTGGATAACTTGGCTGAGTGTCTCAAAAACAGTGATCTCATGGCTATTTTGACAAg AGCCTCATCTCCAGAATTCCTCACCAGTTTCAAGCTGCTATCTAACAGGAAGAGCACAGGGCAGCTCAATCTTAGGAGAGAAGAAAGGAGCAGACATCAAAGGAGCTCCTCAGTTCCCAAGAAGTTTGGAGAAGCAGACCGGTGGTCTGATCCACCACGCAGTGCCACACTGGACCGTATCCAAGCCTCTGAACAGCAAGCTCTGTTAGCTAAGGTTCGCAGCTCATCCTCATCTAGGGACAGTGTGACTGACCCGACAAGCATCAACCACCCCAGCAACCTGCTAGCCACCATCTTCTGGGTGGCAGTGTCACTGATGGAGTCAGACTTTGAGTTTGAGTATCAGATGTCTTTAAGACTGTTGAATAAGCTGCTGGCCAACATGTCACTGgacaaacaggaaaacagagagaagctggagaaaCTGCATAATCAGCTAAACTGGAGCACCTTCACTGGGCTGCAGCAGTTCCTTTTAAAGGGTTTCACCTCCATGTCTACAACCGATCTCACGCTTCATCTCTTATGCCAACTGACTCCTGTGTCGCGAGTGCCTGTAGTGGACACGTCACAAGCCATAG GTTTTCCTTTGAATGTTCTCTGCCTGCTCCCCCATCTGGTGCAGAACTTTGATGGCCCCTCACAGTTCTGTCAGGAGGTTGCTGAGAGGATAGCACAG GTATGCCTTGAGGAGAACAATGCCAAGCTTTCCAACCTTGCTCATGTCATGGCTCTGTATAAAACACACTCCTACACACGAGACTGCTTCTCTTGGGTCAATGTGGTGTGTCGATATCTTCACGAAGCTTTCTCGGATATCACCCTGAGTCTGGTCACTTATATGGCAGAG CTGTTGGAGAAAGGTCTCCCAAGTATGCAGCAGAGCCTTTTGCAAATTATCTACAGCCTCCTGAGCCACATGGACTTGAGTGTAATTCAAGCCAAACCCTTCAACATAGAGGTGCTCAAGACAATAGAGAAATTTGTCCAG ACTGTTCATTGGAGAGAAGCACAGAATATACTGAAGCTGGTGGTTTCTCGATCGGCCAGTTTGGCACAGCCTTCATTTCCACAAAGTGACCTCTCCTATGAGGACATCAGCCGTGTCTGGGACCGCTCTTCCAAGGCCTTGCCTGGGAAAACGCTGGATTTCCACTTTGACATATCTCAG ACCCCAGTGATTGGTCGTCGTTTTGATGATCTCCGACGCACTCCAGGCCAGGATGTAAAGAGCATGACGACAGCAGTGACCCACAGCACCTCCTCTACCTCCTCTGGATCCACTTCAAACAACGTGCTGGTGCCAGTCAGCTGGAAAAGGCCTCAATCTTCTCAG AAAAGAACACGGGAAAAACTGGTGAATGTGTTGTCTCTGCTGGGACAAGAAGTGGGGCTCACAAAAAATCCTTCA GTGATCTTCTCAAGTTGTGGGGAGCTGGATCTTATGGAGCACCAGCCTAGCCAGGTATCCTCTGATGATGGGACTCGGGAACCAGAAAACACGGACGACACCACCTCAGAGCAGCAGTTCAGAGTCTTTAGAGACTTTGACTTCCTGGATGTTGAGCTTGAGGATGGAGAG GGAGAGACTATGGACAACTTCAACTGGGGTGTGCGTAGACGCTCTATGGACAGTCTGGACCGAAATGACCTGCAGCCTTTGGAGGAAAGTCAGATGTCCAGCAGCATGCCCAGCCTCAGCAAGCTCGCTCATGAAGATTCAGACGAGTCATCTGAGGAGGATTCCCTCACCACCAGCCAGACACTCTCCCACTCACAGCTT ACTGTCAGCCTCTCTCCAACTGCAGAGATGAGTAGCATTGactctccctctcccttctGCGATACCACTTCAGCAGATTCGACTCCTCTGAGCACCAAAAATCCAAGTTTCGAGGTCCAACAACCAGAGGACTCGAAGCAGCGG CATGAGATGTCACAAGAAGATGATGACAACATTGTCCATGAGGACGACATTTCTCTCTCCATCACTGAGCTGCCACCTGAGTATCACTGTGGTGACAGTTTGACAATGGATATAATTAACAATGATTACAAAGGTGAACTAGATCTTGAAGGCTGCTTACCAAG TCTTGCTGAGGAAGAGCGAGATGACATGCTGGAGTCGCGTTCTTCACCACCACCGTCACCTTTCTTCTCCGCCATCCTTGCGGCTTTCCAGCCAACCGTGTGTGATGATGCAGAAGAGGCTTGGCGAAGCCACATCAACCAGCTTGTGTCTGACTCAGATGGGTCCTGTGCCGTCTAcacttttcatgtgttttccTCACTTTTTCAG AATATCCAGACCAAATTTTGTTCTTTGACCTGTGATGCCGTCAGTTACCTTGGTGATGGCCTGAGAGGACTAGGATCAAAGTTTTTGAGGTCTTCTCAGATGCTGACATCATGTTCAGAGTGCCCAACACTATTTATTGATGCAGATACA ATCATGTCTTATGGACTCCTTGAAAAGATGAAATTTAGTGTGTTGGAACTTCAAGAATATTTTGATACTTACAACAACAGAAAGGAGGCAGTTCTCACA TGGTTGAGCAACTGTAAAGCTGCTTTTCCCAAGAGTGCTGGGGGTTCGGTGATAACATGTCAACCACTAGAGCATGAGGAAAAG CAACTGGAGCTCTGTCAAAGACTCTACAAACTCCACTTTCAGTTATTGCTGCTTTTTCAGTCCTACTGCAAACTGATTGAACAGGTCCATGCAATAAGCTCTGTTCCAGAG CTGACAAACATGTCCAAAGAGCTTAATGAGTTGAAGAGCAACCTGAGGTTAGCAGCTGCTTCAGTGGCAAATGATGAGATTGCTGCCTGTGAGAGTTCCTGCTCTGAGCCGGTTTTTAGCTCCTCCGAGGCTGCAGTGCAGGCCATCCTAGAAGGTCTGAAGAACAATGACTTTCCAACTGCTGTTCACTACATTCGTGTGTGCAG AACAATGTGGCCTAATGATATCTTTGGTAGCCATTCTGAGGATGAGGTCCAAACATTGCTGAACATCTACTTTAGACATCAAACTCTGGGTCAGACAGGAACTTTTGCTATGGTGGGCTCAAAGCAAGACTTGACAGAAATCTCTGTCAAGTTGATGGAACTTAATGGAGAAACTCGGGACATGATCCGAAGAGCCCAGGGCTACCGCACCATCACAGCTTTTCTCCCAGACTCCAGGGTTTCAGGCTCAACTCTCTGA